The nucleotide sequence TCTCCTATCTTAAAAGTTTGATTGTGAATAACTATATCCCCTAAGTTTTGAGTAAAATTCAAATCAAAATTATTTTTGTATGCTGTGTAATCAAAACTTTTTGGTTTTAGAAGAATCTGAGGACTTCTTTTTTTAATAGGCTTATTTTTTAATTTTGCAATAACTATCTCCAAGAGATTATGATTCTTAGGAGTAACATCATTGATATTAATATTAGAAAAGCGAAAATTACCTAACTTTTCAATTTCCTTTAGTTTTTTAAAATAAGTTAAATAGAACTCATTCTTTGGGGATAGAAAGCTTGCCTCTTTCCCAAATCTTCCCTCAAAAGCTCTTTTTCCATCTACATAAATTGAAAAAAGCTGTCTCATTGAGAGATGCTTAATCAATTCAAAGAAAAGTATTTGCTTGGAAATATTACTAATTTCTTTTGATATTGTATAAGAAAATATAGTTTCTATTTCTCTATTTGTTGATGGATAAAAAACGATTTCTAATTTATTTCCATAGAACTGAGCTATTACTTTTGCTTTTCTTCCAATTATATTTAAAGGAATAACTTTTAAGTTTATATCATTAATTTCCTTTCCATTTTCAAAGACGACATCTATTTTTTTGTCGAAACAAGGTAATAAGGCAAATTTTATACTTTTGATATCATCGATATTCCTATAACTGATGCCATTTATATCAAGATTGAAACTACTTAACATTTCTTTATCAATAGTCATTTCTTCAGAAATATCTCCTATACTTATTAAATCATTTACTTTATTATTGATTTCATCAAAAAATTTACTGACAGAAAATGTCATTTCTATTTTTGTATCTTTTCCTTCTATTCCTGTAAGATTTTTCACAATATTTTTCCCTATTGATGAATCTACTTCTATTTCCGATTTCAAATCAAAATTGCCTATGAACTCAGAATAGACATCCGATGAGATGTTTTTATTTTCAAAGTCTTTTTTGATATTCTTTTTTAGATATTCTATTAGCTCTTCAAAGAACTTTTCTCCTGTGAGAGAAATTGGATGTATATTTGCTTTCTCTAAATTAACTGACTTGATAGGAGGAATATAAGGAGCTACAAAATAGCATTCTTTACCATTCTTCCCCGTTTTATTCTTTATTTTATTAAAAATAACTTCAACATTGGAATCTTCTAAATTGTATCCAATAAATAGGATACTCTTGGTTGCAACTATTCCTTTGATAATATTCCAAATAGTATTTTGTTCTGTATCATTTTCAAAAAATCTATTATAATCAGATTTTGTTATAATTATAGAATCAGGATCTGATAAATCACCGTGTATTTTGAAAAGATTTACCTTTTTATCATCTATATACGGAGTATGGTTGTCTGAGAAAATTAGATTTAGTTTATTACCATATGCGTTTTCAAATAACCTATCATAGTTAGTTGTTATTATATTCCTGAAATGAGGTATTTTAGAAATAATTTTGTGAGTTTCTGTTGATGAAAAATCTTTTATAAAAGTACTTGTTAGTACCTTGATAATATAATTCCTATTTCCTTTAAGTTTACAAATCTCATCTGTTAAATGAGATAGGTCTGAATTTTTTCTAACTTCTTCTTTCTCTAAAGGAGTTAAGCCTTCGTATAGAATCTCTTTAAGTCGTGCTCCTGATGGTAAACCAGCATACAAAGACAAGCCTGCCCCTGCCCAAAGAACTACCTCACCCTTACTTATAGATTGAAATAGACTTTCTTTATATATGTTTTTCATAGATTCCATAACGATAAATTCTTGTTTTTAACTATCGGAAGTGATTCAAAAAGTATGATAAAGAATGGACAATTACAACAAAATTTGTAATTTTGGTAATAGAATTACATTGTCCTAATTGCCAAGGTGCAAAGATAGTAAAAAGGGGTAAAAAAATTAATAGGGAATAAAATTATCTTTGAAAAAAATGAAGAATACTGTTGCCAATAAATTGGCAACCTATAAAGACTACCGTTTCTAAAGGTAATAAAACGAAAATACAAATAATAGAAAAAGGCTCTTTTTTGTTTGAAGTATCTTATGTTTAGCTTATAGAAAGATTATGAGATAAACGAACAATGAGTGGCTCTACAGTGGCTCTACAGTGGGTCTACAGTGGGTCTACAGTGGGTCTACAACGAAGAAAAGACGAACAAATGACGAACAAAAGACAAATTTAAATTAAGGATATAATGGAGATAAGAAAGAGACTATTGGGAGCTTTCAGCTTTGCCAAAGTCTGAAATTTTGAGAAAGTCCATACTGGAAAAGGGAGTGTAGCGATGCAAAAACAAAGGTAAGACAGTATGAGCCACACAGGTAGGAGCGAGCCACACGGGCAGTCGTAGCACGACAGACAATACGAATTGGCAAATAGGTAAATTAGTGAGGAGAAGTGGAGAAAAATGAAAGGGTTCTGGAAGGAGAGGTGCTTGTGTTTCAGACTTTAATAAAGGTCGTAGGACGACAGAAAGTATTAGACTTTGAAAAACCAAAAAATTTATTCTATCAGAAAGTAATCTGAAAAATTGCACTTGATGGTGGAATGGGCTTCTAATAGAAAAATTGTTTTTTCTTGTTTTTTAGTAATATAGTTTGTACTTTTGTCGCATTTATATAACATTAGGAAAGAAGATTAATAATTAAAAAACGATGAGAAAAGTTATTCTTATAGCAGTAGCAGTGCTAGTAGCACTGACTGTTAGCAATTGTGGGAAAGGGGGCGATGACGCTCCTAAGGAACTAAAAACTAAGATTTACGAGAATTTTGAAATTACTGAAGATGGCTCAACATTAGTGAAATGGCTTACTGATGAAGAAACTACCATTGATATGGCAGCAGACGAGATGCTGAGCAAAGTAACTGCTATCTCAGATTATGCTTTTGCAGAACACCGAGAAATAACCTCAGTGACTTTGCCCAAAGGCTTAAAGAAAATGGGGAAATGTGCTTTTAAGAGTTGTTCAAAATTAACTTCTATTGTTATTCCTGAGGGGATAACAAGCATAGAAGAGGGTTCTTTTGGGTGGTGTGGAGCCTTAACTTCGGTTGCTATCCCGGGAAGTGTTACAAGCGTAGGATATGGAGCTTTCTCCCAATGTACAAATTTAGCCAAAATTACTATTCCTGACAAAGGTTTAGTAACCATAGGAGAGCGCGCTTTTTCGTGCCCTGCCTTAAAATCGTTTACTATCCCTACTACGGTAACAAGTATAGAGAAATGGGCTTTTTTTGATTGTCAAAATCTTACTTCCTTAGTTATTCCTACTACTGTAAGAAGCATAGGAGAGGGTGCTTTTGCAAACTGTAAGGCTATAACCTCTATAATAATTCCTAAGGGAATAACAAAAATTGAAGATTCTACTTTTATGAATTGTGAAGCCTTGACCTCGGTTACTATCCCTAATACCGTAACAAGCATAGGTAGTGGTGCCTTCAGTTCTTGTAAGTCCTTACCTTCTATTGCCATTCCTAATACTGTAACAAATATAGGAGAAAGTGCTTTTAGTTTGTGTTCTGCATTGAAATCGTTCACCTTCCCCGATAATAATAGTATTACTAGCATTGAGGAAAAAACTTTTTTGGCTACCGGTTTAACTTCTATTACTATTCCTAATACCGTAAAAAGTATAGGAAATAATGCTTTTGCTGAATGTCCTGCATTAAAGTCGGTTACTTTAAAAGGAGGTACACCTCCCACCATAAACATCGACAGTTGGCCTGGTACTTTTAGCGATACTCCGCTTAATGCTATTTATGTGCCTGCTAATAGTGTAGAGACTTATAAAAAGGCTGATGGTTGGAACAAATTTGCCGATAAAATACAAGCTATTAAATAAGTTATTTGATAGATAACCTATTTTTTCTTGCTTTTTAGCAATACAATTTGTATCTTTGGCACATTATATAAAAAAGCATACAATGACACAGATATTAAACCACACTGATATTGAACACAAGATAAGACGGATTGCTTATCAGATTTACGAAACACACCTCAATGAAGAGGAGATTGTGCTAGCAGGCATTAATGGCAATGGCTATGTGTTTGCTGAGAAACTTGCTGTAGCACTTGCAAGTATAGCCCCCCTTAAAGTAGTTTTATGTCAAATTATAATGGATAAGAAGAACCCATTGGCAGGCACTGCTACTTCTATTCCTGCGGAACAATACACCAATAAAGCAGTGATAGTGGTAGACGATGTGCTCAATTCAGGACGTACGCTCATCTATGGGGTAAAACACTTTTTGGAAGTCCCCTTAAAGCGACTTACTACCGCTGTATTAGTTAATCGCAATCACAAGGATTATCCTGTAAAAGCCGATTTTAAAGGCATATCACTATCTACTTCACTGCAAGAACACGTTTCGGTAACATTCGACACAAGTAAGTATAGTGTTGATTTATCAAATTAATAAGCTAATCTGTTCATTTGCTAATTAACTAATTTGTTATGTATACCACTCTTATCATTCTTTTTATATCGGCTTTATTTTTTATGAGCGGGAAGGTGCGCTCCGATTTGGTAGCTATGTGTGCCTTAGTGCTCTTAGTGCTCTTTGGCATATTAACCCCTGAGCAAGCTTTATCGGGCTTTTCGGACAAGGTAGTAGTGATGATGATAGGGCTCTTTGTGGTAGGAGGCGCTATTTTCCAAACGGGATTAGCAAAGATGATGAGCAGTAAAATCTTACGCTTGGCAGGCGATAGCGAGGTAAAACTCCTTATCTTGGTAATGCTCGTTACGGCTTTTATTGGGGCTTTTGTAAGCAATACAGGTACGGTAGCCTTGATGATGCCCATAGTGGTGAGTATGGCAATGAGTGGTAACATCAACAGTAGTCGCCTGCTGATGCCTATGGCTTTTGCCAGTAGTATGGGCGGTATGATGACGCTCATCGGTACGCCTCCTAACTTGGTAATCGATGGAGAGTTAGTGAAAAACGGCTACGATAAACTCACTTTCTTTTCCTTTACTCCAGTGGGATTGGTGTGTTTGGCAATAGGACTGTTAGTTTTAATTCCCACCAGTAAGTTTTTTCTTTCTAAAAAAGGTGATTCTAAGCAAGAAGGGAACCGAAATGGCAAATCACTTACCGATTTGGTACGTGAATATCAACTCTCCAACAACTTATATCGCGTATTAGTAGAAGGAAACACTTTATTTATAGGTAAAACGCTCAAAGAAATCAACCTTTCGCAACGTTATCACATTTCGGTATTAGAAATCAGACGCAAACCTACTTCTAACAATCCTTTTTTCAAAACAGGCAACCAAGAGGTAGTAAATGCTGACACCGTAATTTATGAAGGAGATATTCTTTATTTGCGCGGTAGCTTTGAGTCGATTGAACAAATGAACGCCGAAAATCACTTAAACTTTCTCGACACA is from Capnocytophaga ochracea DSM 7271 and encodes:
- a CDS encoding SIR2 family NAD-dependent protein deacylase gives rise to the protein MKNIYKESLFQSISKGEVVLWAGAGLSLYAGLPSGARLKEILYEGLTPLEKEEVRKNSDLSHLTDEICKLKGNRNYIIKVLTSTFIKDFSSTETHKIISKIPHFRNIITTNYDRLFENAYGNKLNLIFSDNHTPYIDDKKVNLFKIHGDLSDPDSIIITKSDYNRFFENDTEQNTIWNIIKGIVATKSILFIGYNLEDSNVEVIFNKIKNKTGKNGKECYFVAPYIPPIKSVNLEKANIHPISLTGEKFFEELIEYLKKNIKKDFENKNISSDVYSEFIGNFDLKSEIEVDSSIGKNIVKNLTGIEGKDTKIEMTFSVSKFFDEINNKVNDLISIGDISEEMTIDKEMLSSFNLDINGISYRNIDDIKSIKFALLPCFDKKIDVVFENGKEINDINLKVIPLNIIGRKAKVIAQFYGNKLEIVFYPSTNREIETIFSYTISKEISNISKQILFFELIKHLSMRQLFSIYVDGKRAFEGRFGKEASFLSPKNEFYLTYFKKLKEIEKLGNFRFSNININDVTPKNHNLLEIVIAKLKNKPIKKRSPQILLKPKSFDYTAYKNNFDLNFTQNLGDIVIHNQTFKIGEITTQISDAFISNYEEIISDRTKSPIIESRSKRALITFNNLKQHT
- a CDS encoding leucine-rich repeat domain-containing protein encodes the protein MRKVILIAVAVLVALTVSNCGKGGDDAPKELKTKIYENFEITEDGSTLVKWLTDEETTIDMAADEMLSKVTAISDYAFAEHREITSVTLPKGLKKMGKCAFKSCSKLTSIVIPEGITSIEEGSFGWCGALTSVAIPGSVTSVGYGAFSQCTNLAKITIPDKGLVTIGERAFSCPALKSFTIPTTVTSIEKWAFFDCQNLTSLVIPTTVRSIGEGAFANCKAITSIIIPKGITKIEDSTFMNCEALTSVTIPNTVTSIGSGAFSSCKSLPSIAIPNTVTNIGESAFSLCSALKSFTFPDNNSITSIEEKTFLATGLTSITIPNTVKSIGNNAFAECPALKSVTLKGGTPPTINIDSWPGTFSDTPLNAIYVPANSVETYKKADGWNKFADKIQAIK
- a CDS encoding phosphoribosyltransferase family protein translates to MTQILNHTDIEHKIRRIAYQIYETHLNEEEIVLAGINGNGYVFAEKLAVALASIAPLKVVLCQIIMDKKNPLAGTATSIPAEQYTNKAVIVVDDVLNSGRTLIYGVKHFLEVPLKRLTTAVLVNRNHKDYPVKADFKGISLSTSLQEHVSVTFDTSKYSVDLSN
- a CDS encoding SLC13 family permease, giving the protein MYTTLIILFISALFFMSGKVRSDLVAMCALVLLVLFGILTPEQALSGFSDKVVVMMIGLFVVGGAIFQTGLAKMMSSKILRLAGDSEVKLLILVMLVTAFIGAFVSNTGTVALMMPIVVSMAMSGNINSSRLLMPMAFASSMGGMMTLIGTPPNLVIDGELVKNGYDKLTFFSFTPVGLVCLAIGLLVLIPTSKFFLSKKGDSKQEGNRNGKSLTDLVREYQLSNNLYRVLVEGNTLFIGKTLKEINLSQRYHISVLEIRRKPTSNNPFFKTGNQEVVNADTVIYEGDILYLRGSFESIEQMNAENHLNFLDTHHPEQRLPNELHFHDIGIAEVLIMPASKLVNTRISDSKLREHFGLNILGIQRKDNYILQNLKDEKMHAGDILLVQGTWEHIAKMDAERSQLVVLGQPLAEASKVTLTHKAPIAALIMVGMVVAMMFDFIPIAPVTAVLIASLLMVISGALRNIEAAYKTINWESIVLIAGMLPMALALEKTGVSALVSNALVGSLGDKSPYILLAGVYFTTSLMTMFISNTATAVLLAPIAIKTALSLGLQPHAFMFAVAVGASMCFASPFSTPPNALVMSAGRYTFMDYVKVGLPLQIIMGIVMVFVLPLLFPFQ